GTCCTGGCGTCCTCCATCGCGACCGAGGACGCGACGATCATCACCTTCGCCGTGCTCGCGATCGTGTTCGTCGCGCTCACCTCGCCGGTGTCCGCGCACGCGATCGCCCGCGCCGCCCACCACCGCGACGGCCGGAACGCCCCCGGGCCCCGGGGCCGGGGTGACGGCGAGGACGAGGACCGGGTGTGAGGGCGGCCCCCGGTCGTGACCGCGGACCGGGTCGTCCGGCTACGTCCCGGCGTGCGCGTCGTGGGCGCGCTTGAGCAGGGTCATCAGCTTCTCCTCTTCCCGGATGCGGGCCCGGTACCTCTCGGGGAGCTGCTTGAGCGTGGCCTCCTCGGCGAGCAGCGCGGCGAAGACCTCGGCGCGGCGCGCGGGGTCCACCTCGATGTCGAGGTACTCGACGGCGTGGCGCCGGGCGGAGGCGATCACGTTCTGCGCCCGGCCCCACGGGCTGGTCATGGACGCGACCACGGTGACCACGAGGACGCCGATGATCACGCTCAGGGACAGCGGGGTGCTGATCTCGACCACGTCGACCGGCTGCCCGTCGTTGATGAAGGGCACGTTGTTCTCGTGCAGGGCGTGCAGGACGAGCTTCACGCCGATGAACCCGAGGATCACGGCCAGCCCGTAGGCGAGGTAGACGAGCCGGTTGAGCAGCCCGTCGATGAGGAAGTACAGCTGGCGCAGCCCCAGCAGCGAGAACGCGGTGGCGGTGAACACGAGGTAGACGTTCTGCGTGAGCCCGAAGATCGCCGGGATGGAGTCCAGGGCGAACAGGATGTCCGTGCCGCCGATGGCGATCATGACCAGCAGCATCGGCGTCATGGCCCGCTTGCCGCCCACGGTGGTGAACAGCTTGTCGCCGTCGTAGGTGTCGGTGGTGCGCACCAGCTTCCGGGCGAGCCGGATCACGACGTTGTCCGCCGAGCGGCTGTCCTCGCCCGACGGCTTGAGCAGGTTGCCGGCGGTGAGCAGCAGGATCAGGCCGAAGACGTAGAAGACCCAGGCGAACATGTCGATCAGGGCGGCCCCGAGCAGGATGAACCCGGTGCGGGCGATCAGGGAGAAGACGATCCCGAACAGCAGGACCTTCTGCTGATCGGCACGCGGCACCTTGAAGCTCGACATGATGATCAGGAAGACGAAGAGGTTGTCCACCGACAACGCCTTCTCCGTCACGTACCCGGCGAAGTACTCCGTCCCCATCGCCGAGCCGCCGAAGACGAACACGGCGACGCCGAAGAGCAGGGCGATCCCCACGTAGAGGGTCGACCACACCGCCGCCTCGCGCAGGGTGGGCACGTGCGCCTTGCGCACGTGGACCAGGAAGTCGAACAACAGCAGGCCGACGATCCCGGCGATCGTGAGCCACCAGACGACTTGGGGCACATCCACTGGCTCTCGTCCGCCCTTTCCGCACCGACGTTGTGGCCCAGAGGACCACAGGGCGTCGTCACCCGCAACTGCACGGCCCGCGACCCGCCCCGGCCGACGGTTGCGGTCACTCGCGGCGCTCGTGCCGGGCGGTGGTGTCGGGTAGGTCGCGGACCACCCGGACCAGCACCGCGATGGCGGCGTAGGGCAGCGCGCCCACCGGCGACCCGGCCAGCAGCACGAGAACGGCGAAGCCCGCCGCCAGGGCGATGATCACGGAGCTGATCCGGGGACGCGTCGGCCCGACCGCCGGGGTGACCTCGTCGAGTGCCCGGAAGGACCGCTCGAAGTCGGGGTCGTCGGCGGTCAGCCGACGTTGGATTTCGAGCAGCGTGTCCTGTTCGCGCTCGCTGAGCACATCCACCTCCTGGGTACGTCCCGGCGCCGGCCGGGCCACCGACGCGACGACCGACGACCGGAGGGGTCAGCCCGCGGCGACGGTGCGGCGGGTGCCGTGGTGCCGACGCCCGGCGGCGGTGCCGCGAACGTGTCGCGGATGCCGGGCGCGCGGTGTCCGGGAGGCCGCGTACGCCGCCAGTTCGTGCTGCGGGATCGCACCGGGGTCGAGGTCGTCGACGGGGATGAGGAGCTGCCGGCAACCGAGGCACCACCGCGTGGTGGGGATGGCGCGCAGCAGGCGGAGCGGGATGTCCTCCCGACAACCGCGGCAGCGGCCGTAGTCGCCGGTCTCCACGAGCGCGAGCGCGATGTCGACGTCCAGCAGCGCCTGGCGGGCCGCGTCGGCCACCGCGAGGGCGACCTCGCGACGTGCCGCGTCGCCGGCCGGGGCCGTGGACGACCGGGCGAGTCCGGCCAGCTGTTCGAGCCGAAACCGGCGCTGCCGCTCCAGTTCGGCCCGCAACCCGGGCAGGTGATCGGAGAGGCGGCCCCCCGACGCGCCGCCGCGTTCCACACCTGTCATGACCACCTCCACGTCGTGACGTCCGTTGCCGTCCTGAGTCCAGGATGACGCCGACGCGACGCGACGGCTTGTCCGAAACGGACAAGCCCGGCCAACTCCTTTGTCGCTCCCCCACAGCGCTCCCGTGCGGCACTCCCCGACAGCGCCGCGGAAGCCCGCGACCAGGCGTCAGCGCAGGCGTTGCAGGTAGCCGTTGTCCAGCAACCACAGCACGTTCAACCGCTCCGGCGCGCCCGGCACGAGCGCTCCCCGCAACTGGTACTGCACACCGCCACCGGCCTGGCCGAACCACGGCGCGATGGGACCCGCGTCGACCTCGAAGTCCGCGATGACGCGGTAGACGTGGTAGTTGCAGTCCTCCGCCGGGACGCCGACGAGGTTCTGCGGCGGGATCGAGCGGCTGGTGTAGCGCAGCCCCCGAGGAGCGAGGAAGGCACCGTACTCGCTGCCGTAGCGGTCGACCAGCTCACCCTCCGCCAACGGCTCCCGCCACGTGATCGGCTCGCCGGACGGGTCCACTTCGTACCCGTCCTGCGGCGGGTAACGCCACGACCCCGCCGCGTCGTCGTAGTAGGTCGACAGGAACTGCTCCTCGCCGAGGGACCCGGTGCGGCTGTAGCCGACCAGCTGCCGACCGACCTCGCCCAACACGGGCAGCCGCTCGGGCCCGAGCCTGCGGTCGTCGTGGTACAGCCCGGCGGAGCACTCGGTGGGATCGGCCGGCGCCGCGTGGGCGGGAGGGGCGGACGCCAGGGCCGCCGCCAACAGGACTGCCGACAGGACGGTGGTGAACCTGCGCACCGGAGGACCCCTCGCGCTCGACGACCGGACCCCCGGGACGCTAGCGCCGTCCCCCTCGCGGCCGCAGCCGGCGACGGCGGGTTCACCCGGCCGTCCACCCGGGACAACCCCGTCGAGTGCACCGCCACCCCCCGAACAGGACAGGTCACGACCCCGCCGAACGCCCCTCGACGAACGCCGAACGGGTCGCGCGCAACGACGCCAGCAGCTCCAGCCGGTCCGCGTCGGCACTGCCCGGCTCGGCCGTGAACACCAACATCACCGGACCGGGGTTGCCGGGCAGCGGGTAGGTGTCCCAGTCCAGGACCACGTCCCCCACCTCCGGCACCCGGAAGGTCTTGGTGCCGCTGACCGACTCGCGCACGTCGTGCCGCGCCCACAGCCGCCGGAACTCCGCACTGCGGATGCTCAACTCGCCCACGACCGCCGCGGCCCGGGGATGGGTGGGATCGGTGGCCACGGCGGCGCGCATCATGCCGATGTAGTCCAACGCCTGCCGCTCCCAGTCCGGACAGCTCCGCTCCCCGGTCACCGCGTCGTCGAACAACAGCAACAGCATGTTGAGCCGGTCGGGCGAGCGGTCGCCCGGATCACCGAGCAACGCCTCCGCCATCGGGTTCCAGTCGAGCACGTCGAGGTGCCTGCCCAGCACGACCGCCGGGGTGTCCACGACCCGCAACAACCGACGCGTGCTCTCCGGCACCCGCTCCGGAGCGCGGTCCACCCGGCCGGGCAGCGGACGACGAGCGGCACGGGCCAACGCGAACAGGTGCCGGCACTCCTCCCCGTCGAGCCCCAGCGCGCCGGCGATCGCCTCCAGGACGTCATCCGACGGGCGCACCTCCCGACCCTGCTCGATCCGCTGGTAGTAGTCGGTGCTCAACCCGGCCAGCAGCGCCAACTCCTCCCGCCGCAACCCACTGACCCTGCGCCGCCCACCCGGCTCCAGACCGACCTCGTGCGGACTCAGCCGACCGCGCCGGGCGCGGAGGAAATCACCGAGCTCACGGGCGTACGGGTGACCACTGCTCATACCCCGAGTCTCCCCCTCCCCCGACCACCCAGGGTAGGTCTGCCACACCCCGGCAACCGAGGACCACCCAACCCGCCCGAACCGCCCCTAGCGTCGTCGGCGCACCACACCGACACCCCCGGGAGCAGCGGATGACCACCTGGACCACCGACCACATCCCCGACCAGCACGGCCGGACCGCCGTCGTGACCGGCGCGAACTCCGGCCTCGGCCTCGTCACCGCCACCGAACTCGCCCGCCGCGGCGCCCACGTCGTCCTCGCCGTCCGCGACACCACCGCCGGCCGGCAGGCCGCCCGCGACATCGGCGGCGACGTCGACGTGCACGAACTCGACCTGGCCTCCCTCGACTCGGTGCGCACCTTCGCCGCGAAGCTCACCGCCGACCACCCGTCGATCGACCTGCTGGTCAACAACGCCGGCGTCGTCCTGCTCGGCCCACGCCGCACCTCCGCCGACGGCTTCGAACTGCACCTCGCCACCAACGCGCTCGGCCACTTCGCACTGACCGGCCTCCTGCTCCACACCCTCGCCGCGGCACCGCGGGCCCGCGTCGTCAGCCTCAGCTCCATCACCCACAAGACCGCCCACCTCGACTTCGACGACCTCATGTCCGAACACGGCTACCGCGCCGCCACCGCCTACGGCCGCTCCAAGCTCGCCACCACCGTCCTCGGCCTCGAACTCGACCGCCGACTGCGCGCCACCGGATCACCCGTCACCAGCGTCCTCGCCCACCCCGGCCTCACCCGCACCAACCTCACCCCACGGGCCTGGGCGCACCAGGGCCGGCGCGGACGACTCATCGCCCGCGCCGGCCTCGTCCTCACCCAACCCGCGCACCAGGGCGCACTGCCCCAACTGCGCGCCGCCACCGACCCCGACGTGCGCGGCGGCCGGTTCCTCGGACCGTCCAGGCTCTG
This region of Saccharothrix longispora genomic DNA includes:
- a CDS encoding TerC family protein, giving the protein MDVPQVVWWLTIAGIVGLLLFDFLVHVRKAHVPTLREAAVWSTLYVGIALLFGVAVFVFGGSAMGTEYFAGYVTEKALSVDNLFVFLIIMSSFKVPRADQQKVLLFGIVFSLIARTGFILLGAALIDMFAWVFYVFGLILLLTAGNLLKPSGEDSRSADNVVIRLARKLVRTTDTYDGDKLFTTVGGKRAMTPMLLVMIAIGGTDILFALDSIPAIFGLTQNVYLVFTATAFSLLGLRQLYFLIDGLLNRLVYLAYGLAVILGFIGVKLVLHALHENNVPFINDGQPVDVVEISTPLSLSVIIGVLVVTVVASMTSPWGRAQNVIASARRHAVEYLDIEVDPARRAEVFAALLAEEATLKQLPERYRARIREEEKLMTLLKRAHDAHAGT
- a CDS encoding monovalent cation/H(+) antiporter subunit G, with translation MISILLDVLGGALLLIGLVLLTISLAGVLRLTDTYVQLHAQGLATGPGVIAVLASSIATEDATIITFAVLAIVFVALTSPVSAHAIARAAHHRDGRNAPGPRGRGDGEDEDRV
- a CDS encoding helix-turn-helix transcriptional regulator; its protein translation is MSSGHPYARELGDFLRARRGRLSPHEVGLEPGGRRRVSGLRREELALLAGLSTDYYQRIEQGREVRPSDDVLEAIAGALGLDGEECRHLFALARAARRPLPGRVDRAPERVPESTRRLLRVVDTPAVVLGRHLDVLDWNPMAEALLGDPGDRSPDRLNMLLLLFDDAVTGERSCPDWERQALDYIGMMRAAVATDPTHPRAAAVVGELSIRSAEFRRLWARHDVRESVSGTKTFRVPEVGDVVLDWDTYPLPGNPGPVMLVFTAEPGSADADRLELLASLRATRSAFVEGRSAGS
- a CDS encoding TNT domain-containing protein produces the protein MRRFTTVLSAVLLAAALASAPPAHAAPADPTECSAGLYHDDRRLGPERLPVLGEVGRQLVGYSRTGSLGEEQFLSTYYDDAAGSWRYPPQDGYEVDPSGEPITWREPLAEGELVDRYGSEYGAFLAPRGLRYTSRSIPPQNLVGVPAEDCNYHVYRVIADFEVDAGPIAPWFGQAGGGVQYQLRGALVPGAPERLNVLWLLDNGYLQRLR
- a CDS encoding TraR/DksA family transcriptional regulator, translated to MTGVERGGASGGRLSDHLPGLRAELERQRRFRLEQLAGLARSSTAPAGDAARREVALAVADAARQALLDVDIALALVETGDYGRCRGCREDIPLRLLRAIPTTRWCLGCRQLLIPVDDLDPGAIPQHELAAYAASRTPRARHPRHVRGTAAGRRHHGTRRTVAAG
- a CDS encoding DUF3040 domain-containing protein, whose protein sequence is MLSEREQDTLLEIQRRLTADDPDFERSFRALDEVTPAVGPTRPRISSVIIALAAGFAVLVLLAGSPVGALPYAAIAVLVRVVRDLPDTTARHERRE
- a CDS encoding oxidoreductase translates to MTTWTTDHIPDQHGRTAVVTGANSGLGLVTATELARRGAHVVLAVRDTTAGRQAARDIGGDVDVHELDLASLDSVRTFAAKLTADHPSIDLLVNNAGVVLLGPRRTSADGFELHLATNALGHFALTGLLLHTLAAAPRARVVSLSSITHKTAHLDFDDLMSEHGYRAATAYGRSKLATTVLGLELDRRLRATGSPVTSVLAHPGLTRTNLTPRAWAHQGRRGRLIARAGLVLTQPAHQGALPQLRAATDPDVRGGRFLGPSRLWETRGPVTDARLSREAADPAVGRRLWAAATELTGVDHP